A single window of Pseudoduganella plicata DNA harbors:
- a CDS encoding PEP-CTERM sorting domain-containing protein — MHFYRPLVTVALLVALPHAFAAPADVTLSHLTVGNYSDHVNASLSTVNVISDNGRVAVLGLDWTRGTFLEQTGNREISRAHGFTADFTPAAGYAVSSITLSGYLEMERVNQPSVFDESGNWIGYSQYVIGDGFAGGVSYGMAPVEDTLLSTTVDMSQGNDDYLEKFSKPFFVELVTNSVINGYPPVSGPAPYASMMWRDVTVRIEMVPVAAVPEPGTWMMLLAGLAGVGVATRRRQS, encoded by the coding sequence ATGCATTTCTACCGCCCGCTTGTCACCGTCGCGCTGCTGGTCGCGCTACCTCATGCGTTTGCTGCGCCAGCGGACGTGACGCTAAGCCATCTCACAGTGGGCAACTACAGCGACCATGTCAACGCCTCGCTCAGCACGGTGAACGTGATTTCCGATAACGGCAGGGTTGCCGTGCTCGGCCTGGACTGGACGAGAGGCACGTTCCTCGAACAAACTGGTAACAGGGAGATCAGCCGCGCTCATGGCTTTACCGCGGACTTCACCCCTGCCGCTGGATATGCGGTGAGTTCGATCACGCTGAGCGGCTATCTCGAGATGGAACGGGTAAATCAGCCCTCCGTATTCGACGAGTCGGGAAATTGGATAGGCTATAGCCAGTACGTCATCGGTGACGGCTTCGCCGGCGGAGTGTCCTATGGTATGGCACCGGTCGAGGATACGCTGCTGAGCACCACGGTCGACATGTCCCAAGGCAATGATGATTACCTGGAAAAGTTCAGCAAACCCTTCTTTGTCGAGCTGGTGACGAACTCGGTGATCAATGGATATCCGCCGGTGTCAGGTCCGGCACCCTACGCAAGCATGATGTGGCGGGATGTCACCGTGCGCATCGAAATGGTGCCGGTTGCAGCGGTACCCGAGCCGGGCACCTGGATGATGCTCCTGGCAGGCCTTGCGGGTGTCGGCGTTGCCACCCGCCGTCGCCAGTCCTGA
- a CDS encoding cupin domain-containing protein — protein sequence MKTIVAKTAAAVILMAATLSAHAQKFDDKGIARTETVRRDVDGKNEAIQVRVDFAHNAAFPKHSHPGIEIAYVLSGSVEYEMDGKTIRLQAGESLYIPAGAVHSARNVGTGVSAELATYLVEKNQPIVILDK from the coding sequence ATGAAAACCATCGTCGCCAAAACCGCCGCCGCCGTCATCCTGATGGCCGCTACGCTGTCCGCCCACGCCCAGAAATTCGACGACAAGGGCATCGCCCGCACGGAGACGGTGCGCCGCGATGTCGACGGCAAGAACGAAGCGATCCAGGTCCGCGTCGATTTCGCCCACAACGCCGCCTTCCCGAAGCACTCGCACCCCGGCATCGAGATCGCGTATGTCCTGTCCGGCAGCGTCGAATACGAGATGGACGGCAAGACCATCCGCCTGCAGGCCGGCGAATCGCTGTACATTCCGGCCGGCGCCGTGCACTCGGCCAGGAACGTCGGCACGGGCGTGAGCGCCGAGCTGGCGACCTACCTGGTCGAGAAGAACCAGCCCATCGTCATCCTCGACAAATAA